The Microcystis aeruginosa NIES-843 sequence CAAGAATCAGACTTGAAAAAATTAGAGAAAAAAATCGAGCAGGAAAAGAATTCTGCCCAAGAAAAAATCCGGCAACTATCCCGAAGAGAATTTGAGAATAGAGCGGTGGCGTTGGCGATAGCCAAAGGATTATCTGACTCCTTAAAATCTCATCAGTTAACGGAGATTAAAGTCAATCTCATTCCGCCTGAGTCCCAGGGGTCAAAACTCAAATCAAAAGACGATTTACCCTCTCAAAGCTATCAAGTTCAAGCCAAATTAGAGTTGAATTTGACCGCCATTGAGAGGCTAAAGAAACGAGCAGGACGATTCGTTTTAGCAACTAACGATTTGGAGAAAAAACGATTAAGCAGTGAGGATATACTCAAAAAATATAAAGGGCAACAAGCTCCGGAAAGAGGATTTTCTTTTCTCAAAGACCCCTGCTTTTTTGCCCACAGTGTCTTTCTCAAATCTCCCCATAGAATCGAGGTCATGGCCATGCTCATGGGCTTGTGCCTGCTGGTTTATACTATTGGTCAAAGACAACTTCGTTTAAGTTTAAAACAGCAGGAGACGGGACTGAAAAATCCGTTGGGTAAGTTAACTGACCGACCGACGTTACGCTGGATATTTCAGTGCTTTCAAGGGATTCATCTCGTCCGTATTCAAGACAATCAAAAGATTAGCAACTTAACGGATGAGAGGCGCAACATTTTGAGATTTTTCCCCAAACCTTGCCAGGAATATTATCTCTTATCTTGACCAGATGGATTGACTTCAAGGGGTGACAAAACAAAGCGAGCAACTGGAACATCTCCCCCTAGATGTTAAGTCTGATTGCCTAGTCATTCTCAACAAGCACTGTTTATTGAGAATGACCGGGGGAACTCTGAAATTTTCGGCTTAGTTGCCGGCAGCTTGCCGCCAACTCACTCCTCTAGATAAGTATTTTGACTCGCGCCCCTTCCTCTTTTGAGACGTTGTGACACTTAGGGTGCGGAATGTGGGATTAAATTAAAAATGGATTTTAGGTTCGATCCCCCCTGCCCCCCTTGATAAGGGGGGTGCCGATAGGCGGGGGGATCCCCCTTGATAAGGGGGGTGCCGATAGGCGGGGGGATCCCCCTTGATAAGGGGGGTGCCGATAGGCGGGGGGATCCCCCTTAATAAGGGGGCATTTGATAATAGAACTCTTGCAAATTAATTATATGTTATAATGATGGGTTAACTAATTTTCCCCAAAAAATTAGTTAACCAGTACATTAGTCCTGAATGAAAACTTGAAGTTTAACTTTTAACTCAAAACTCTTTAGAGCTGCTTTAATTTGGTTATCAAAACCTCTTTATTTAAGCGGCACAAACTATCTCAATTATAAAAATTGAGAATAAATTCTCCTTGACTTGATTAATCTTTAGGCAACTTTTAAGAAGCTGCTATACCTATCCCTAACTCACAGTTATAAATAGCCGCCAACAAGTTAACTCTTAAACTATATCTTCGACGACGATTCCGATATTTACAGGATAAGATTTTAAAGATTTTGAGTTTCCTATTTATAGGTTCAATGATAATCCTTTCTTTGGCTAAAGCCTTGTTATACTCTTTTTGTAACTCTGTTAATTTTCTATTTTTCGATTTCTTTTTCGGTGTATAACTATTACTATGGTATGCAGCTATTCCCTGATAACCACTGTCTTCTATGCTGGTAGTTAAAGGATGAAAACGAACTCGACTTTTTTTAAATAAACTAAAATCATGACCTCTACCTTTCCCACAAAAGACACAGATAATTTCCTTTGTATTTTGATCAGCTACTAATTGGGATTTTAAAGTATGATAACCTCTTTTACCCCCCAAAAAATCTTTCTGTTTCTTTTGGGGGCGTTCAATGGGAGTTTCCGTTACATCCATTACCGTTATGACCGGTATCTCTGCTTGATTGAGTAAAGCTTTTTTTCCTTTTAAACGGAAGTTTCCCGATTGTAAAAGCATTTTTTCCGTCTTATTTACAATCCGACATATAGTTGATTCTGATAGTTCCCAGCTTGTACCAATGTGAAAATATGTTCTATATTCTCGCCAATATTCTAACGTTACTAAAACTTGTTCTTCTATAGATAGTTTAGGTTTCGGTCCCCTTTTAGATGGTGAATTAGAGTCGGCTTCAACACTTTTTACTGATTCTACCATCTTTCTATATGTTTGTTTATACACACCGAAACGGCGTTTGAATTGTTCATCTGATAAGTTTTGATAATCCATAATTTTGCTAATAAACATAGCAAAATTATAGATGATTTCCTGACCTAAGATCACATTTTATTCTTTTTTCCACTTCAATCTAAGAATTGAGAAAAAAGCAAAACCTTATATTATACCATAAAAAAATTATGCAAGAGGTCTAATTTTTAACGCCTACCTACTTAATTCAGGAGTTATTATTATGCTGGACCAAATGATGAAGATGTTGGAAGGGCAACAAATAGGGCCTTATCGTCTTAATAAGTTTCTCGGTGCGGGTGGTTTTGGGGGTGTATTTCATGCTAGTGAAATGGTCAGAAATACATCGGTTCAAGAAGTTGCTGTTAAAGTTATTCCCGAAAGTAGCGATGATAAATTAATTGAGTTACAAAATGCCAGAAAGTTAGAACATTCTAATTTAATTAAAGCTTATTCAGTGGGGGAATTTACTTTTCTCAATACGGAGATGCTTTATTTAGTGATGGAATTGGCACAGGGTAGCCTAGAAAATCACATCGCCAAAGGCGGTTTATCATCGGATGAGATTAAAAATATTACTGCTCAAATCGCCCAGGGTTTAAATTATCTTCATGGACAAAATAAAGTCCATCGAGATTTAAAACCGGGTAATATCCTCAAGGTTAATCAACAATACAAGTTAGCAGATTTTGGCTTAATTAGAACTTTAAATAACAAAAGCCACACTCAAACCGTCCACAATAGCGGTACAATTATTTATATGCCTCCCGAAGCCTTTAGGGGGGATATTTCCTCAGCTTGGGATCTGTGGTCATTAGGTATTATGTTAATCGAAATGACGACTAATCAACTTCCCTATAAGTTTAATAATGATATTAACCAGTTAATGGCGAAGGTGATGAATTGTGAGCTACAAATCCCAA is a genomic window containing:
- a CDS encoding IS5-like element ISMae4 family transposase; translated protein: MFISKIMDYQNLSDEQFKRRFGVYKQTYRKMVESVKSVEADSNSPSKRGPKPKLSIEEQVLVTLEYWREYRTYFHIGTSWELSESTICRIVNKTEKMLLQSGNFRLKGKKALLNQAEIPVITVMDVTETPIERPQKKQKDFLGGKRGYHTLKSQLVADQNTKEIICVFCGKGRGHDFSLFKKSRVRFHPLTTSIEDSGYQGIAAYHSNSYTPKKKSKNRKLTELQKEYNKALAKERIIIEPINRKLKIFKILSCKYRNRRRRYSLRVNLLAAIYNCELGIGIAAS